The following are encoded together in the Bradymonas sediminis genome:
- a CDS encoding DUF58 domain-containing protein, translating into MAKTDLLGIHKQWEEAWPKALGAWSDFTKMQRPIWCFSPEEEREVGLRGSFAAIRLLDHKVMISLSQIAEYQLEDYGAEILAHEIGHHVYAPANLTDHARLLARLRAGLGSNVEFAGLIANLYTDLLINDRLQRDVGMDIAGVYAKVVAHSGPPEQPLWRLYYRTYEVLWNLEPGTLVSGEVEPGINLDATLMARLIRVYSKYWLEGAGRFALLCLDYLKGFPPAPASLEGVWVTLDSQDAGEGGVIPDGIAREEEGEGGGLVHPRLDPELGGLAPRSSKEKSPGSRDGREEDGGQKGRFRAPAEYIELMKSIGVERDSSEIVIQYYKERARPHYIKFPTGRMPVENEPIFEGVEPWELGSPVSRIDWVESAVRSPYIIPGVTTVERTYRQVRSPEAETRPVDLYLGIDCSGSMNNPSRRCSYPVLAGAIMVSAAMRAGARVMSVLSGEPGEYLSSDGFSRDEKEHLGVLTSYLGTGYSFGAERLKEVFVDKKAPERACHILLLTDADIFHMFDQTPNGWEIARIAAERAGGGATCVLEIRYPDSCAEPLARLREIGWTPYLVNDQEGVVEFARQFSKAHYERNGRRR; encoded by the coding sequence ATGGCAAAAACAGACCTTTTAGGCATCCATAAACAGTGGGAAGAGGCGTGGCCAAAGGCGCTCGGCGCGTGGAGCGACTTCACCAAAATGCAGCGGCCGATCTGGTGTTTTTCGCCCGAAGAAGAGCGAGAGGTTGGGCTTAGGGGCTCGTTCGCGGCGATTCGCCTGCTCGACCATAAGGTGATGATCAGCTTGTCTCAGATCGCGGAATATCAGCTCGAAGACTACGGCGCGGAGATCCTCGCCCATGAGATCGGCCATCATGTCTACGCGCCGGCGAACCTCACCGACCATGCTCGGCTGTTGGCGCGTCTTCGCGCGGGGCTTGGGTCTAACGTGGAGTTTGCCGGTTTGATCGCCAATCTCTATACCGACCTGCTCATCAATGACCGATTACAGCGCGACGTCGGCATGGATATCGCGGGGGTCTATGCGAAGGTTGTCGCCCACAGCGGCCCACCCGAGCAGCCGCTGTGGCGGCTGTATTACCGCACCTACGAGGTGCTGTGGAACCTCGAGCCCGGGACCCTGGTCAGCGGCGAGGTTGAGCCGGGCATCAACCTCGACGCAACCCTGATGGCGCGGCTGATTCGGGTCTATAGCAAATATTGGCTCGAAGGGGCGGGGCGGTTTGCGCTGCTCTGCCTGGATTATTTGAAGGGGTTTCCCCCGGCGCCGGCGTCGCTCGAGGGTGTTTGGGTGACGCTCGACAGCCAGGATGCCGGCGAAGGCGGGGTGATCCCGGACGGCATCGCGCGCGAGGAGGAGGGCGAGGGTGGCGGGCTTGTGCACCCGCGCCTGGACCCCGAGCTCGGCGGGCTTGCGCCGCGCAGCTCAAAGGAGAAGTCGCCCGGCAGCCGCGACGGGCGCGAGGAGGACGGTGGGCAAAAAGGGCGATTTCGCGCCCCCGCTGAGTATATCGAGCTGATGAAGAGCATCGGCGTTGAGCGCGATTCCAGTGAGATCGTGATTCAATATTATAAAGAGCGAGCGCGCCCTCATTATATTAAATTTCCCACCGGAAGGATGCCCGTCGAGAACGAGCCGATTTTCGAGGGCGTCGAGCCCTGGGAGCTTGGCTCACCGGTGTCGCGCATCGATTGGGTGGAGAGCGCTGTGCGCAGCCCTTATATCATCCCCGGGGTCACGACCGTCGAGCGGACCTATCGTCAGGTGCGCAGTCCCGAGGCCGAGACGCGCCCGGTCGACCTCTATTTGGGCATTGATTGCTCGGGCTCGATGAATAACCCGAGCCGTCGCTGCTCTTATCCGGTGCTCGCCGGCGCGATTATGGTGAGCGCGGCGATGCGCGCGGGCGCGCGGGTGATGAGCGTGCTCTCCGGGGAGCCGGGCGAATATCTGTCGAGCGACGGGTTTAGCCGCGACGAGAAAGAACATTTGGGCGTGCTGACCTCGTATCTAGGAACCGGTTATTCTTTCGGCGCTGAGCGGCTTAAGGAGGTTTTCGTCGACAAGAAAGCACCCGAGCGCGCGTGTCATATTCTGCTCCTTACTGACGCTGATATCTTTCATATGTTCGACCAAACTCCGAACGGCTGGGAGATCGCAAGAATCGCCGCCGAGCGCGCAGGCGGTGGGGCGACTTGTGTCCTGGAGATTCGCTATCCGGACTCCTGCGCCGAGCCCCTCGCGCGCCTTCGTGAGATCGGTTGGACGCCGTATTTGGTGAACGATCAGGAGGGTGTGGTGGAGTTCGCGCGCCAATTTAGCAAGGCGCATTATGAGCGAAACGGGAGGCGACGATGA
- a CDS encoding AMP-binding protein, whose amino-acid sequence MLPGFEAFQSLNPLITRDGYALLERLYTHPCAPRWNEVIGDRFVTEDLAAVAAFRRRLQQWPGATAGQPAYASAPPPSILEWVQQMRQRSPIFRAHILEGFPLARDWAYLPTMSRRDIAERPVDITPMDADLKRLIVYDTTGTTGHAVIVPHHPRTLAFSQALGEYAMGRYGVQPVFGAGRVGCFNIGAQVNTYVFAAIFSVWEQSGFAKINLHPKDWSDGATYEFGESVERARAYVEAFSPEFITSDPVGIAEMLRWEVGHGAKAIFSTAVELSAGLKAQAEARFGCPVIDWYSMTETGPIAFSAPDGDGLEIISPDIFVEAIDEDGFPVGPDKIGELTVTGGRNPYLPLLRYRTGDFGRVANGRIHDLHARKLVFFRAADGALVNPVDIGRIMRLHCAFAQHQFVQQANGACRVRVRPVPGVAVDREGLRRELATLFGEEVDIEVIVDEQLGDGQPGGKVEPYMQHGEI is encoded by the coding sequence ATGCTACCAGGTTTTGAGGCTTTTCAATCGCTTAATCCGCTGATTACGCGGGATGGTTATGCGTTGCTCGAGCGCCTCTACACACATCCGTGCGCGCCGCGCTGGAACGAAGTCATCGGCGACCGTTTCGTCACCGAGGACCTCGCCGCGGTCGCGGCGTTTCGGCGGCGACTGCAGCAATGGCCCGGCGCCACCGCGGGGCAACCGGCGTATGCGAGCGCGCCGCCGCCGAGCATTCTCGAGTGGGTCCAGCAGATGCGCCAGCGCTCGCCCATCTTTCGCGCGCATATCCTGGAGGGCTTTCCGCTGGCGCGCGATTGGGCCTATCTGCCGACGATGAGCCGGCGTGATATCGCGGAGCGCCCTGTCGACATCACGCCGATGGACGCGGATCTTAAGCGACTCATCGTCTACGATACCACCGGGACCACCGGGCACGCGGTCATCGTCCCGCATCATCCGCGCACGCTCGCGTTTAGCCAGGCGCTGGGCGAATACGCGATGGGTCGCTACGGCGTGCAGCCGGTGTTTGGGGCTGGCCGGGTCGGGTGCTTCAATATCGGCGCGCAGGTGAATACCTATGTCTTCGCGGCGATCTTTTCGGTCTGGGAGCAATCCGGTTTTGCCAAGATTAACCTGCATCCCAAAGACTGGTCCGACGGCGCGACCTATGAGTTCGGCGAGTCGGTGGAGCGGGCCAGGGCGTATGTGGAGGCGTTTTCGCCGGAGTTTATTACCTCGGACCCGGTGGGCATCGCCGAGATGCTCCGCTGGGAGGTCGGCCACGGCGCCAAGGCCATCTTCTCGACAGCCGTGGAGCTCAGCGCGGGCCTCAAGGCACAGGCCGAGGCGCGCTTTGGCTGTCCGGTCATCGACTGGTATTCCATGACTGAGACGGGCCCGATCGCGTTCAGCGCGCCGGACGGCGACGGGCTTGAGATCATCAGCCCGGATATCTTTGTCGAGGCGATCGACGAAGATGGCTTTCCGGTAGGTCCCGATAAAATCGGCGAGCTCACCGTGACGGGCGGGCGAAACCCGTATCTGCCGCTGCTTCGCTACCGCACCGGCGACTTCGGGCGGGTGGCAAATGGACGCATCCACGACCTCCATGCGCGCAAGCTCGTCTTCTTTCGTGCGGCCGATGGTGCGTTGGTCAACCCGGTCGACATCGGTCGAATCATGCGACTTCATTGCGCGTTTGCGCAGCATCAATTCGTGCAGCAGGCCAACGGTGCGTGTCGAGTGCGCGTGCGGCCGGTGCCCGGAGTCGCGGTCGACCGTGAGGGGCTTCGGCGCGAACTTGCCACGCTATTCGGTGAGGAGGTAGACATAGAGGTCATTGTTGATGAGCAGCTTGGAGATGGGCAGCCGGGTGGGAAGGTCGAACCCTATATGCAGCATGGTGAGATTTGA
- a CDS encoding AAA family ATPase → MILGKFLPPHAGHRYLADFARNYCDDLTILVCTLEREPIDGALRYHWMRRMFPDCRVVHITDDVPQTPDEDPNFWPIWRNLVLSAMPDGVDLVFASEDYGFKLAEVLDAEFVPVDPARELMPVSGTAIRENPMANWRFIPDEVRSYYLRRVCIFGPESTGKSTLTADLARHFDTVYVHEYARPLLNFKDGHCDYPDIERIARGQAAAEDALAPRANRVLFSDTDALTTTIWSDVLFGKCPEWVSAQARRRTYDLTLLLDVDVDWVDDNQRYFPEHDKRRAFFKRCKRTLEENDRPYVHIHGTWEERFERAVAAVERCLAQAKPAGASKH, encoded by the coding sequence ATGATCCTGGGCAAATTTTTGCCCCCACACGCCGGCCATCGCTACCTGGCCGACTTCGCGCGCAACTACTGCGACGACCTCACCATCCTAGTCTGTACGCTCGAGCGCGAACCCATCGACGGCGCCCTTCGCTACCATTGGATGCGGCGGATGTTCCCGGATTGCCGGGTCGTCCATATCACCGACGACGTCCCGCAGACCCCCGACGAAGATCCCAACTTCTGGCCCATCTGGCGCAACCTCGTGCTCAGCGCGATGCCCGACGGCGTCGACCTGGTCTTCGCCTCCGAAGACTACGGCTTCAAATTGGCCGAGGTGCTAGACGCCGAATTCGTGCCGGTCGACCCGGCCCGCGAACTTATGCCCGTGAGCGGCACCGCGATTCGCGAAAACCCGATGGCAAACTGGCGCTTTATCCCCGACGAAGTCCGCTCCTATTATTTGCGCCGCGTGTGCATCTTCGGCCCGGAGTCCACCGGCAAATCGACCCTCACCGCCGACCTCGCCCGGCACTTCGACACCGTCTACGTCCACGAATACGCGCGCCCGCTGCTCAACTTTAAAGACGGCCACTGTGACTACCCGGATATCGAGCGCATCGCCCGCGGCCAGGCCGCCGCCGAAGACGCCCTGGCCCCGCGCGCCAACCGCGTCCTCTTTAGCGACACCGACGCCCTGACCACCACGATCTGGAGCGACGTCCTCTTCGGAAAATGCCCCGAATGGGTCAGCGCCCAGGCCAGGCGCCGCACCTACGACCTCACCCTGCTCCTCGACGTCGACGTGGACTGGGTCGACGACAACCAGCGCTATTTCCCCGAGCACGATAAACGCCGCGCGTTCTTCAAGCGATGCAAGCGCACGCTTGAGGAGAACGACCGCCCCTATGTGCACATTCACGGCACTTGGGAAGAGCGCTTCGAGCGCGCGGTGGCGGCCGTTGAGCGCTGCTTAGCACAGGCAAAACCCGCGGGCGCATCAAAACACTAA
- the pnuC gene encoding nicotinamide riboside transporter PnuC codes for MLETLLSFMSPIEIAATITGLASVWFSTRQNIWCWPTGLVMVTLYIFIFYDAKLYSDMGLQIVYIFMQIYGWYYWLNGGRDKDDGGKAKVTRLSTAQFGAAWAVGAVGVAGLGFAMSTYTDASLPYWDAATTVLSLIAQWFLGKKILESWVFWIVVDVIAIGVYLTKGLYLTSGLYLVFLGLAIAGLLEWMKTHRENQRPLSAQGA; via the coding sequence ATGCTCGAAACCCTGCTCAGCTTTATGAGCCCCATCGAAATCGCCGCCACCATCACCGGCCTGGCCTCGGTCTGGTTCAGCACGCGCCAGAATATCTGGTGCTGGCCGACCGGCCTGGTCATGGTCACCCTCTATATCTTCATCTTCTACGACGCGAAGCTCTACTCCGATATGGGCCTTCAAATCGTCTATATCTTCATGCAGATCTATGGCTGGTATTATTGGCTCAACGGCGGGCGAGATAAGGATGACGGAGGCAAGGCGAAGGTGACCCGGCTGAGCACAGCTCAATTCGGCGCGGCCTGGGCGGTCGGCGCGGTAGGCGTCGCCGGCCTGGGCTTCGCGATGAGCACCTATACCGACGCGAGCCTGCCCTATTGGGACGCTGCGACCACCGTGCTCAGCTTGATCGCCCAGTGGTTCTTGGGCAAAAAGATCCTCGAATCGTGGGTCTTCTGGATCGTGGTCGACGTCATTGCCATTGGCGTGTATCTGACCAAAGGCCTCTACCTCACCAGCGGGCTCTATCTCGTCTTCTTAGGATTGGCGATCGCAGGACTATTGGAATGGATGAAAACGCATCGCGAAAATCAGCGCCCCCTGAGCGCACAAGGGGCATGA
- a CDS encoding thiamine pyrophosphate-binding protein, translating to MPKRDGGQIIAEQLQNGGIEYLFTLCGGHISPILVGAKQLDIKVIDVRDEATAVFAADAAARMSGKPGVAAVTAGPGVTNTVTAVKNAQMAQTPLLILGGATATILRGRGALQDIDQMAFMTPVTKWCTRVTTVRALGPTIRKALKVATEGVPGPVFVEVPIDLLYPEEVVKGWYLEEAGLGNPKTLIAKGMALGMKAYLQRQFHQPHISLDLSPPEVKLPFRASLHSQIEAAADALVRAERPTLVVGGQTLVNRTQAQAREIARAIESLGIPVWLGGTARGLLGRHSDLQFFHKRTAALKKTDCAIVTGFPFDFRLGYGRKISSKATLIAANLSESDLRKNRNPDIGLQMHPGDFLIELANYMGNVPGASKSWFADCQKREDARNADIAARANDAEEFVHPIYFFQRLEELMGDNAVIAVDGGDFVATGAYVLRPRQPLNWLDPGVFGTLGVGGGFALGGALCRPDSEIWLLWGDGSSAYSLAEFDTYVRHGLAPIAVVGMDASWAQIARDQVVILGDEVGTGLRYTDYHKVAEGYGGKGILVNDPTKVDAAIRKAQKLAKKGIPVLINVHLAPSDFREGSISV from the coding sequence ATGCCGAAGCGTGATGGTGGACAGATTATCGCCGAGCAACTTCAAAACGGCGGCATCGAATACCTCTTCACCCTCTGCGGCGGACATATCTCGCCGATTCTGGTGGGCGCCAAACAACTCGATATCAAGGTCATCGACGTGCGCGATGAGGCCACCGCGGTCTTCGCGGCCGACGCCGCCGCGCGCATGTCGGGCAAACCCGGCGTGGCGGCGGTGACCGCGGGCCCGGGCGTCACCAACACGGTGACCGCCGTAAAAAACGCCCAGATGGCCCAGACCCCGCTGCTGATCCTCGGCGGCGCCACCGCCACCATCCTGCGCGGGCGCGGCGCACTCCAGGACATCGACCAGATGGCCTTTATGACCCCGGTGACCAAATGGTGCACCCGGGTCACCACGGTGCGCGCGCTCGGCCCCACCATCCGTAAAGCCCTCAAGGTCGCCACCGAAGGCGTCCCCGGACCGGTCTTTGTCGAGGTCCCCATCGACCTGCTCTACCCCGAAGAGGTCGTCAAAGGTTGGTATTTAGAAGAAGCCGGTCTCGGCAACCCCAAAACCCTGATCGCCAAGGGCATGGCCCTTGGCATGAAGGCGTATTTGCAGCGCCAATTCCACCAGCCGCATATCTCCCTGGACCTGTCGCCCCCCGAGGTAAAGCTGCCGTTTCGGGCCAGCCTTCACTCCCAAATCGAGGCCGCGGCCGACGCCCTGGTGCGCGCCGAGCGCCCCACCCTGGTCGTCGGCGGCCAAACCCTGGTCAACCGCACTCAGGCACAGGCGCGCGAGATCGCGCGTGCCATCGAGAGCCTGGGCATCCCGGTGTGGCTGGGCGGCACCGCGCGCGGCCTGCTCGGGCGCCATAGCGACCTGCAATTCTTCCACAAACGCACCGCCGCCCTCAAAAAGACCGACTGCGCCATCGTCACCGGTTTTCCCTTCGACTTCCGCCTGGGTTACGGCCGAAAGATCAGCTCCAAGGCCACGCTTATCGCGGCGAACCTCAGCGAGTCCGACCTGCGCAAGAACCGCAACCCGGACATCGGCCTCCAGATGCACCCGGGCGACTTCCTCATCGAATTGGCCAATTATATGGGCAATGTGCCGGGCGCATCTAAGTCCTGGTTCGCCGATTGCCAGAAGCGCGAAGACGCGCGCAACGCCGACATCGCCGCACGCGCCAATGACGCCGAGGAATTCGTCCACCCGATCTATTTCTTCCAGCGCCTCGAAGAACTCATGGGCGACAACGCCGTCATCGCCGTGGACGGCGGGGACTTCGTCGCCACCGGGGCGTATGTGCTTCGCCCCCGACAGCCCCTCAACTGGCTCGACCCGGGCGTGTTCGGCACGCTCGGCGTCGGCGGCGGCTTCGCCCTGGGCGGCGCGCTTTGCCGCCCCGACTCCGAGATCTGGCTCTTGTGGGGCGACGGCTCCAGCGCCTATAGCCTGGCCGAGTTCGACACCTACGTGCGCCACGGCCTGGCCCCCATCGCCGTGGTCGGAATGGACGCCTCCTGGGCCCAGATTGCCCGCGACCAGGTCGTCATCCTGGGCGACGAGGTCGGCACCGGCCTGCGCTATACCGACTATCATAAGGTCGCCGAGGGCTACGGCGGCAAGGGAATCCTGGTCAACGACCCGACCAAGGTCGACGCCGCCATCAGAAAGGCCCAGAAACTCGCTAAAAAGGGAATCCCGGTGCTCATCAACGTGCACCTGGCCCCCAGCGACTTCCGCGAGGGCTCCATCTCAGTCTGA
- the pepF gene encoding oligoendopeptidase F translates to MSEATQKSTANAVPERADIAERHKWNLGDIYPNWEAWDEDITRCRALMDKFVAMKGTLGDGAERMLEAYQLNDQIGMMAYKIFRYPQLSYDTDQRNNELLARIQNVQNLFAEFGTKAAWFEPELVSLDEDTVRGWVDAEDALKDYRFPIGEVFRQREHVLDEEGERLLSYFSRFNGNPGETYRALSTADVKFNTVELSDGSEVEVSHAAYSRLLRTCRNQEDRKKAFEAMYGIYQDKANTYASLYNGICQRGAASARARNFDSAVHAALDGNNVPVSVLETLVETAAAGVAPLQRYHALRKKVLGLEKYDQYDGSIPLVDFDLEYEYDAVAETIIASVAPLGEDYQRQIREALEGGWIDVYETKGKRSGAYSAGVYGVHPYMLLNYNGTLSDVFTLAHELGHTMHTLLANQTQPFATSDYTIFVAEVASTLNEALLLEYMLGQTEDPVERAVLLQHAIDGIVGTFYMQALFADYELRAHQLAEEDQPITAEVLNEVYYSRLKHYLGDVAELDPLYAATWARIPHFFNSPFYVYQYATCYASSAKLVREVLDEGQGQAEAVERYLNLLRAGGSDHPMELLKAAGVDLSEPSTVEAVVTQLDTLVGMLEKELDALAQAE, encoded by the coding sequence ATGAGCGAAGCCACGCAGAAATCCACCGCCAACGCCGTCCCCGAGCGCGCCGACATCGCCGAGCGCCACAAATGGAACCTTGGCGACATCTACCCCAATTGGGAGGCATGGGACGAAGACATCACGCGCTGCCGTGCGCTGATGGACAAATTCGTCGCAATGAAGGGAACGCTCGGCGACGGCGCCGAGCGCATGCTCGAGGCCTATCAACTCAACGACCAGATTGGGATGATGGCCTATAAGATCTTCCGCTACCCTCAGCTTAGCTACGACACCGACCAGCGCAATAATGAGCTGCTCGCGCGCATCCAAAATGTGCAGAATTTATTCGCCGAGTTTGGCACCAAAGCGGCCTGGTTTGAGCCCGAGTTGGTCTCCCTCGACGAAGACACGGTGCGCGGCTGGGTCGACGCCGAGGACGCGCTCAAGGACTATCGCTTCCCGATCGGCGAGGTCTTTCGCCAGCGAGAGCATGTGCTCGACGAGGAAGGCGAGCGCCTGCTGTCCTATTTTAGCCGCTTTAACGGCAACCCCGGCGAGACCTACCGGGCGCTGTCGACCGCCGACGTGAAGTTCAACACCGTCGAGCTCAGCGACGGCAGCGAGGTCGAGGTCAGCCACGCCGCCTACTCCCGCCTGCTGCGCACCTGCCGCAACCAGGAGGATCGCAAAAAAGCATTCGAGGCGATGTACGGCATCTACCAGGACAAGGCCAACACCTACGCCTCCCTCTATAACGGCATCTGCCAGCGCGGCGCCGCCAGCGCGCGAGCGCGAAATTTCGACAGCGCCGTGCACGCCGCGCTCGACGGAAATAACGTCCCGGTGAGCGTGCTTGAGACCCTGGTCGAGACCGCCGCCGCCGGCGTCGCCCCGCTGCAGCGCTATCATGCGTTGCGCAAAAAAGTGCTCGGGCTGGAGAAATACGACCAATACGACGGCTCGATCCCGCTGGTCGATTTCGACCTGGAATACGAATACGACGCGGTCGCCGAGACCATCATCGCCTCGGTCGCCCCGCTGGGCGAGGACTATCAACGTCAGATCCGCGAGGCGCTCGAGGGCGGCTGGATCGATGTCTATGAGACCAAGGGCAAGCGCTCAGGCGCGTATTCTGCCGGCGTCTACGGCGTCCACCCCTATATGCTGCTCAATTATAATGGCACCCTGTCGGACGTGTTCACCCTGGCCCACGAGCTTGGCCACACGATGCACACCCTGCTCGCGAACCAGACCCAGCCCTTTGCAACCTCGGACTATACGATCTTTGTGGCCGAGGTCGCCTCGACGCTCAACGAAGCGCTGCTGCTCGAGTATATGCTCGGCCAAACCGAAGACCCCGTGGAGCGCGCGGTGCTCTTGCAGCACGCCATCGACGGCATCGTCGGCACCTTTTATATGCAGGCGCTCTTTGCCGACTACGAACTTCGCGCCCACCAACTCGCCGAGGAAGACCAGCCGATCACCGCGGAGGTCTTAAACGAGGTTTATTATAGCCGGCTGAAGCATTATCTGGGGGACGTCGCCGAGCTTGACCCGCTCTACGCCGCGACCTGGGCGAGGATTCCGCATTTCTTCAACTCGCCCTTTTATGTCTATCAATACGCGACCTGCTACGCGTCTTCGGCCAAGCTTGTGCGCGAGGTCCTCGACGAGGGCCAAGGCCAGGCCGAAGCGGTTGAGCGCTACCTGAATTTGCTGCGCGCCGGCGGCAGCGACCACCCCATGGAGCTGCTCAAAGCCGCAGGCGTCGATCTGAGCGAACCCTCCACGGTAGAGGCGGTCGTCACCCAGCTCGACACCCTGGTCGGCATGCTCGAAAAGGAGCTCGACGCCCTGGCTCAGGCCGAATAA